A single Montipora foliosa isolate CH-2021 chromosome 7, ASM3666993v2, whole genome shotgun sequence DNA region contains:
- the LOC138010489 gene encoding archaemetzincin-2-like, with amino-acid sequence MCVDIYSVYSKMAAALLATSYDLGDLKQLSKEERTFLKKGLKDKKLFPALPTPDEDSWLTVHPESGQSHNSWMNFFQATIPPSRKQKKQIYLVPLGDEWTDSEVKVDERGKKESFLSLLHRFAAIFFSGFQVDVLPSVSIQNLKCKTRMKSGHLQLHIPDVYKYFQSHWPKDAFCVVGITMIDLYPNESYNFVFGQANYRAGVGVFSFARYDPMFYLKKSKSESKASESCTSSLVLWRSCKVMAHEISHLFCLKHCIYFSCAMNGSNSLEESNIRPMFCCPVCLHKLQSCLGFRLKERYEALLGFCWSITDDNFENACKWLEEAIQRFP; translated from the exons ATGTGCGTTGATATATACAGTGTATATTCAAAGATGGCGGCTGCGTTGCTAGCAACTTCGTACGATCTCGGGGATTTAAAGCAGCTTTCTAAGGAAGAAAGAACCTTCCTTAAGAAGGGGTTAAAAGATAAAAAACTGTTTCCAGCACTTCCAACTCCAGACGAAGATTCATGGTTAACGGTACATCCAGAATCCGGTCAATCACACAATTCATGGATGAATTTTTTCCAAGCTACCATCCCACCTTCAAGAAAACAGAAGAAACAAATTTATCTTGTTCCTCTTGGCGATGAATGGACAGATTCTGAAGTAAAAGTGGATGAACGTGGCAAGAAAGAAAGTTTCTTGTCGCTACTACATCGTTTTGCAGCGATATTCTTCAGTG GTTTCCAAGTTGATGTTTTACCTTCTGTCTCCATACAAAACCTCAAATGTAAAACTCGCATGAAGAGTGGACATCTCCAACTTCACATCCCTGATGTATACAAATATTTCCAATCCCACTGGCCAAAGGATGCTTTCTGTGTTGTTGGCATCACAATGATTGACCTTTATCCAAATGAAAGTTATAACTTTGTGTTTGGCCAAGCAAATTACCGTGCTGGTGTTGGAGTGTTTAGCTTTGCAAGATATGACCCAATGTTCTACTTGAAAAAGTCGAAATCTGAATCCAAGGCATCTGAATCTTGTACAAGTTCTCTTGTACTGTGGAGAAGTTGTAAG gtgATGGCACATGAAATCAGTCATCTGTTTTGCCTCAAACattgtatttatttttcttgtgcTATGAATGGAAGCAACAGTCTTGAGGAGTCTAACATTCGCCCAATGTTTTGCTGTCCAGTATGCCTCCACAAATTACAGTCATGTCTTGGTTTTCGGCTGAAAGAACGTTATGAAGCTTTGCTGGGGTTTTGCTGGTCAATTACTGATGACAACTTTGAAAACGCTTGCAAGTGGCTTGAGGAAGCAATTCAAAGATTTCCCTAA
- the LOC138010414 gene encoding mediator of RNA polymerase II transcription subunit 20-like → MGVTCVIPVDLPEGQTGQQAAEVDKLFKRAELMGATRTGTWCVNCESYQAVTTFSTASKLIHILHSTEFPYSSFAVLESGTCLVADSGFDSLMTKLKTFYTPRKAAKIEAKGQCYEYGDFVLKFGQVSAGPSFKGLVVELEYQPCNDVAQCWGLISEFLVSFMDESFAIPPPPKCSNKNTEVFCPSDTILQYIEVFNTYRKSMGSSGSLSQ, encoded by the exons TGTGATTCCTGTGGATCTGCCTGAGGGCCAAACTGGCCAGCAAGCTGCTGAAGTGGACAAATTATTTAAACGCGCAGAGCTTATGGGTGCAACAAGGACAGGAACATGGTGTGTCAACTGCGAATCATATCAGGCAGTCACAACTTTTA GCACAGCAAGTAAGCTTATCCATATTCTACACAGCACAGAATTTCCCTATTCATCATTTGCGGTCTTGGAGTCGGGCACCTGCCTCGTGGCTGACTCTGGCTTTGATTCTCTGATGACCAAGCTTAAGACATTCTATACACCTAGGAAAGCTGCAAAAATTGAG gCCAAAGGTCAGTGCTATGAGTATGGAGATTTTGTTCTTAAGTTTGGCCAAGTATCTGCAGGACCAAGTTTTAAAGGACTAGTTGTGGAG CTGGAATATCAGCCCTGCAATGATGTGGCACAGTGCTGGGGTTTGATAAGTGAATTCCTGGTCAGCTTCATGGATGAATCTTTTGCAATTCCTCCGCCTCCAAAATGCAGCAACAAAAACACGGAAGTGTTTTGTCCTTCGGATACAATACTACAGTACATTGAAGTATTCAACACATACAGAAAATCTATGGGATCATCTGGCTCTTTATCACAGTGA